A genomic segment from Desulfurispirillum indicum S5 encodes:
- a CDS encoding DUF1566 domain-containing protein, which translates to MKGKMPIIATLALVIISISSASSRAAHICRETITPTTPDSQFVEHHDATVTDTRTGLMWKRCSEGQQWDGTTCTGQAITFTWQQALEYAQAHTHSQYSDWRVPNVKELASLMENACTQPTINTRIFPATPSERYWTSSPAPRRPGASWNIRFLSGHSYTYDNWQLSHIRLVRPGAQQQ; encoded by the coding sequence ATGAAAGGCAAAATGCCCATAATAGCGACACTCGCACTAGTAATTATCAGCATCAGTAGTGCCAGCAGTCGTGCCGCCCACATCTGTCGTGAGACCATTACCCCCACCACACCCGACAGCCAGTTTGTGGAGCACCACGATGCAACCGTCACCGACACCAGAACCGGCCTCATGTGGAAACGATGCAGTGAAGGCCAGCAATGGGACGGAACAACCTGCACAGGCCAGGCCATCACCTTTACCTGGCAACAGGCACTGGAGTATGCACAGGCCCATACCCACAGCCAGTACAGTGACTGGCGCGTTCCAAACGTAAAAGAACTCGCGTCACTCATGGAAAACGCCTGTACCCAGCCAACCATCAACACCCGAATCTTTCCCGCCACACCCAGTGAACGTTACTGGACATCCAGTCCCGCACCCCGCCGACCGGGCGCATCCTGGAATATACGCTTCCTCAGCGGACACAGCTATACCTACGACAACTGGCAACTCAGCCATATACGACTCGTTCGCCCTGGCGCGCAGCAGCAATGA
- a CDS encoding methyltransferase regulatory domain-containing protein, producing MTTWTDGYVAEIGYLYGYYGELNPRRCQLAFLHSGLQPPQIYNACELGFGQGVSINLHGAASGIPWFGTDFNPAQVSFAQDLAAQSGAAVHLADDTFADYVRRDGLPLFDYIGLHGIWSWINESNRQVIVDFIRCKLKPGGIVYISYNSQPGWAAMIPWRELLTTHANRMGAPGLPIAARIDQAMGFARDLMAANPLYAQANPIVAKRFEDMGKQDRHYLAHEYFNRDWLPMSVMQLSAQLKEARLDYACSAHYLDHIDALNLTSEQQQLLSKIHDPIMKEMVRDFCMNQQFRRDYWSKGLRRLAPLEQAAALREHVVILTQHPQDISLKIKGALGEAVMNESVYGPILEYLGDWKPRSIQQIEQALASRNITLIQIVQAVLVLSGSGSLAACQDEKTIETAQVYTDRLNQHICDMARSRSEISFLASPVIGGGVPVNRIHQLFLLAVRLGHTEPQQWAQYAWQILGSQGQKLVKEGKTLESTEDNLAELSRNAQEFAEKRLPVLKALAVG from the coding sequence ATGACTACCTGGACCGATGGATATGTCGCAGAAATTGGATATTTGTATGGATATTATGGTGAACTGAATCCTCGGCGATGTCAGCTTGCCTTTTTGCACAGTGGGCTGCAGCCTCCGCAGATATACAACGCATGTGAACTGGGCTTTGGGCAGGGGGTCAGTATTAACCTGCACGGCGCAGCCAGTGGTATTCCGTGGTTTGGAACGGACTTTAATCCTGCTCAGGTATCCTTTGCGCAGGATCTTGCCGCCCAAAGTGGGGCCGCTGTGCACCTTGCCGATGATACTTTTGCTGACTATGTAAGGCGTGATGGGCTGCCCTTGTTTGATTATATCGGTTTGCATGGAATCTGGAGCTGGATTAATGAGAGCAATCGCCAGGTTATTGTTGATTTCATCCGCTGCAAGCTCAAACCGGGTGGCATTGTTTATATAAGTTATAACTCGCAGCCGGGCTGGGCAGCCATGATTCCATGGCGTGAGCTCCTTACGACCCATGCAAACCGCATGGGTGCTCCAGGTCTTCCCATTGCAGCGCGTATTGATCAGGCCATGGGTTTTGCCAGGGATCTCATGGCTGCGAACCCTCTGTATGCTCAGGCGAACCCTATTGTTGCAAAGCGTTTTGAAGACATGGGGAAGCAGGATCGTCATTACCTTGCCCACGAATATTTTAACCGTGACTGGCTCCCCATGAGTGTCATGCAACTCTCAGCGCAGCTCAAAGAAGCCAGGCTTGATTATGCCTGTTCTGCCCACTATCTCGATCATATTGATGCCCTTAACCTCACTTCTGAACAGCAGCAGCTGCTTTCGAAAATCCATGATCCTATAATGAAGGAAATGGTGCGTGACTTCTGTATGAATCAGCAATTTCGTCGTGACTACTGGAGCAAAGGCTTGCGTCGTCTTGCACCATTGGAACAGGCTGCTGCACTGCGCGAGCACGTGGTGATTCTTACTCAGCATCCCCAGGATATCAGCCTGAAAATTAAGGGTGCTCTGGGTGAGGCAGTGATGAATGAAAGTGTTTATGGCCCTATACTGGAATATCTTGGTGACTGGAAGCCTCGGAGTATTCAGCAGATTGAACAGGCCCTTGCCAGCAGAAATATCACGCTGATCCAGATAGTTCAGGCCGTATTGGTTCTGAGCGGAAGCGGAAGCCTGGCAGCATGCCAGGATGAAAAAACGATTGAGACAGCTCAAGTATATACAGACAGGCTCAACCAGCACATTTGTGATATGGCTCGCAGTCGCAGTGAAATTTCGTTTCTTGCCAGTCCGGTTATCGGTGGCGGTGTCCCTGTGAATCGTATTCATCAGTTGTTTTTACTTGCGGTAAGGCTGGGGCATACCGAACCTCAGCAATGGGCGCAGTATGCCTGGCAGATACTTGGCTCCCAGGGGCAGAAGCTTGTCAAGGAGGGGAAAACACTGGAAAGTACCGAGGATAATCTTGCCGAGCTCTCCAGAAATGCTCAGGAGTTCGCTGAAAAGCGCCTCCCGGTGCTCAAAGCTTTGGCTGTAGGCTAA
- a CDS encoding DUF4214 domain-containing protein translates to MSVTTAEIIELYVASFGRAPRKSELEALETASAGKTKSEVAADMIESSGSFASADNTAFLNEAYQAFFGRVADAEGLAFWGAALEAGLSRADLIAELVAGADNYPAEGANAAEAAKDKAIAANKKAVATYFAESGIEDEAQASEVLDGVTEDPATVDSAKDVIDEATQVPGETFTLVSGAEVVEGTAGNDTIIAVTDNLASKRTLDQGDQIDGGEGNDVLKVALGANFNGFTGDGYLKNVETIELTNESNFARTFNANGIEGVTEYVVNATTKDVKVTNIKELLDVITVNGQKEGTLDFTYAAAAVSGSDDALTLALNSVGSAKTTTAAQINLAVSIAGIEDLSLDVAGNNFVNLTSVTEAKTISVLGSGNVDITAVAAGVTAFDASAATGTVTANLAGAGTFTTIMGGAGKDTITVDGTELDIIATLDGGEGYDVLTINNATSGAADNTLALNMQNFEELRINGAATQELTFAAASVSGLEKVVLGTMGVGGSVVLAQMQAENMTLQLQTATAGSATVGKATYDGYGELTITTGDAANDKTAPRETEIEVISNNASIVNVNVAARTALNSDILLTAADQLTLNVATGKASEAIGVTHVKGDELTSFGGSINAQVATSVIIDAKGLLDGATIEANQAESVVADVAAGDLTLITGKVESIEMKATGAFQINDDSDLSALNSLVLTTGKVFTFEDANVNGLAELAYVQVDGNGSMTFGNNAIGADQEGVTVAATELLGGITVIVDDAASVAGSTAAVYGSTIGKNTIEIGARAEVELTGGVSADVFTVDLNVNVDQNITITGGAGNDKFVIGSTYQNKNIVTITDFNSGDAFHIDGTDKIAASTVADTYDLNDAVAFLLDAGMSGATTNNVSVQEFDAAAEDVTAIYYGGDTYFVIGNSDGNFDAGEVLLKLQGVTTVTAAQVTALFDLTV, encoded by the coding sequence ATGAGCGTTACAACCGCAGAAATTATTGAGCTTTATGTAGCAAGCTTCGGACGCGCACCCCGTAAATCCGAGCTGGAAGCCCTGGAAACTGCATCCGCAGGGAAGACCAAATCTGAAGTGGCAGCAGACATGATTGAGAGCTCCGGCTCCTTCGCCTCTGCTGACAACACTGCATTCCTGAACGAAGCATACCAGGCGTTCTTTGGCCGAGTTGCTGACGCTGAAGGTCTTGCTTTCTGGGGTGCCGCCCTTGAAGCTGGACTGAGCCGTGCTGATCTGATTGCCGAACTGGTAGCTGGTGCTGACAACTATCCCGCAGAAGGTGCCAATGCAGCCGAAGCCGCCAAGGATAAGGCAATAGCAGCCAACAAAAAGGCCGTAGCCACGTACTTTGCCGAGTCTGGCATTGAAGATGAGGCCCAAGCCTCTGAAGTGCTCGACGGAGTTACCGAAGATCCTGCCACTGTAGACAGTGCCAAGGACGTAATTGACGAGGCCACGCAGGTTCCAGGTGAGACATTTACACTGGTGTCCGGCGCGGAAGTGGTTGAAGGCACTGCTGGTAACGATACGATCATCGCAGTTACCGATAACCTCGCTTCCAAACGCACCCTTGATCAGGGCGACCAGATTGACGGTGGTGAGGGTAACGACGTCCTGAAAGTTGCTTTGGGTGCCAACTTTAACGGCTTTACCGGTGACGGGTACCTCAAAAACGTGGAGACCATTGAGCTGACCAATGAGAGCAATTTCGCGCGCACCTTTAATGCTAATGGTATAGAGGGCGTTACAGAGTACGTGGTGAATGCCACTACGAAAGACGTTAAGGTAACTAACATTAAAGAGCTTCTTGATGTTATTACGGTCAACGGGCAAAAAGAGGGGACCCTCGACTTCACATACGCTGCCGCAGCAGTGAGCGGTTCTGACGACGCGCTTACCCTCGCGCTGAATAGCGTAGGTAGTGCCAAAACAACTACTGCCGCTCAGATTAATCTTGCTGTAAGTATTGCTGGTATCGAAGACCTTTCTTTGGATGTTGCAGGGAATAACTTCGTGAATCTGACCAGCGTTACTGAAGCGAAGACTATTTCCGTACTTGGTTCAGGGAATGTTGATATTACTGCTGTCGCAGCTGGTGTTACGGCTTTTGATGCCTCAGCGGCAACAGGGACGGTGACAGCAAATCTCGCAGGCGCTGGCACTTTCACAACCATTATGGGTGGGGCCGGTAAAGACACTATTACTGTAGATGGAACCGAACTCGACATTATCGCAACCCTTGATGGTGGAGAAGGCTATGACGTTCTGACGATCAATAATGCCACCAGTGGTGCTGCTGATAATACCCTTGCCCTCAATATGCAGAACTTCGAAGAGCTGCGCATTAATGGCGCCGCTACTCAAGAGCTGACGTTCGCAGCCGCCTCGGTTTCCGGACTTGAGAAAGTAGTGCTCGGAACTATGGGTGTCGGTGGCTCGGTTGTGCTGGCGCAAATGCAGGCAGAAAATATGACTCTGCAGCTGCAGACCGCTACCGCTGGCTCTGCCACAGTGGGCAAGGCTACTTACGACGGCTATGGCGAGCTTACCATTACTACAGGTGATGCTGCGAACGATAAGACGGCCCCACGCGAAACTGAAATAGAGGTTATAAGCAACAATGCCTCTATTGTGAATGTGAACGTAGCCGCACGCACTGCGCTTAACAGTGATATACTGCTGACAGCTGCAGATCAGCTGACCTTGAACGTGGCAACAGGCAAAGCAAGTGAAGCTATCGGCGTGACCCATGTAAAAGGTGATGAACTTACTTCTTTTGGTGGCTCGATTAACGCCCAGGTTGCAACTTCCGTAATTATTGACGCTAAAGGCCTGCTGGATGGTGCAACCATTGAGGCTAACCAGGCTGAGTCTGTTGTTGCCGATGTCGCAGCAGGTGATTTGACGCTTATCACTGGTAAAGTGGAGTCCATTGAAATGAAGGCGACGGGTGCCTTCCAGATTAATGATGACTCTGACCTTTCTGCTCTGAATTCTTTGGTTCTGACTACAGGCAAGGTATTCACTTTTGAAGATGCGAATGTAAATGGCTTGGCTGAACTGGCCTATGTTCAGGTAGACGGAAATGGAAGCATGACTTTTGGTAATAATGCAATAGGGGCTGATCAGGAAGGTGTTACGGTCGCGGCAACCGAATTGCTTGGTGGAATTACGGTTATTGTCGATGATGCAGCCTCAGTTGCGGGTTCTACAGCAGCGGTGTACGGAAGTACTATTGGTAAAAATACCATAGAAATCGGCGCCCGTGCAGAAGTAGAACTCACAGGTGGTGTAAGCGCCGATGTGTTTACCGTTGACCTTAATGTGAACGTTGATCAAAACATCACTATTACTGGTGGCGCTGGTAATGACAAGTTCGTCATTGGTAGTACTTACCAGAATAAGAACATTGTAACCATTACAGACTTTAACAGTGGAGATGCATTCCACATTGACGGGACAGATAAAATAGCAGCAAGTACTGTTGCTGACACTTATGATTTGAATGACGCTGTTGCCTTCCTCTTGGATGCGGGGATGTCTGGAGCGACTACGAATAACGTAAGTGTACAGGAGTTTGACGCTGCTGCTGAAGACGTGACAGCCATTTACTATGGTGGTGACACGTACTTCGTGATCGGTAACAGTGATGGCAACTTCGACGCAGGCGAGGTTCTTCTGAAGTTGCAAGGTGTAACTACGGTAACAGCTGCGCAGGTTACTGCACTGTTCGATCTTACGGTTTAA
- a CDS encoding DUF4351 domain-containing protein: protein MSAVIEKWEARGILKGRQEGIQEGMLKGQAQILYTQIERRFGSVPPAVHERIAQATEEELSRYAVNIFDAKTAFEVVDL from the coding sequence ATGAGCGCAGTCATTGAGAAGTGGGAAGCAAGAGGGATACTCAAGGGCAGACAAGAGGGGATACAAGAGGGGATGCTCAAGGGCCAGGCTCAAATCCTGTATACCCAGATTGAGCGCCGCTTTGGTTCTGTACCACCAGCGGTGCATGAGCGCATTGCCCAGGCAACTGAGGAAGAACTCTCCCGCTACGCAGTCAACATTTTTGATGCCAAGACGGCTTTTGAAGTGGTAGATCTTTGA
- a CDS encoding Rpn family recombination-promoting nuclease/putative transposase — MPCHPGTAHLYFLQEHKSTQNSASRYQILRYMLRRWERHVSEKRSLRLPPIISLLLHNGKDGWKDKRIADLLHPNTRALCTLYTAF; from the coding sequence ATCCCTTGCCATCCAGGAACAGCACACCTGTATTTTCTGCAGGAACACAAAAGCACTCAGAACAGTGCGTCTCGTTATCAAATACTGCGCTACATGCTCAGGCGCTGGGAACGACATGTCAGTGAGAAGCGCAGCCTGCGTTTGCCACCTATTATTTCCCTGCTGCTTCACAATGGCAAGGACGGCTGGAAAGACAAGCGAATAGCTGATTTACTTCACCCCAACACCAGAGCTCTTTGCACCCTATACACCGCATTTTGA
- a CDS encoding SapC family protein, which translates to MFDLVPLNAKKYKTLSWSKFQDYRFASKFNIIPVVIAELADVIATLPLAFVRYATGELELVAIAALKNNENWFITPAGKWVGGYVPAALRSYPFGLIRVADAGQKILGIDESSGLIHANQEHIAFFDDSGEHAAEVKNIVHFLQKITENKIATDAAVQSLDKANIIEPWPLGIQEGDDITPVEGLYRINEGFLNNIDELQFYELRKKNALALAYAQLFAQKRMELLQRARSMYINQRAHEHLLAQDSLDFEIGDDTLKF; encoded by the coding sequence TTGTTTGATCTTGTTCCATTAAATGCAAAAAAATATAAGACTTTATCCTGGTCCAAGTTCCAGGATTATAGATTTGCTTCAAAATTTAATATTATACCAGTTGTGATAGCAGAGTTGGCTGATGTTATTGCAACTTTGCCTTTGGCTTTTGTAAGATATGCTACTGGTGAGCTTGAGCTGGTAGCCATAGCAGCACTGAAGAACAATGAAAACTGGTTTATTACACCGGCTGGAAAATGGGTGGGTGGCTATGTGCCTGCGGCACTGAGAAGCTATCCCTTTGGGCTTATTCGTGTTGCTGACGCGGGTCAGAAAATCTTGGGCATTGATGAGTCTTCAGGGTTAATACATGCCAATCAAGAACATATAGCTTTTTTTGATGATTCAGGTGAACATGCAGCTGAAGTGAAAAATATAGTACATTTCCTGCAAAAGATAACTGAAAATAAAATTGCGACTGATGCTGCTGTGCAGTCGCTTGATAAGGCGAACATTATTGAGCCATGGCCACTGGGGATTCAAGAAGGTGATGATATTACTCCCGTTGAAGGGCTGTATAGAATTAATGAAGGTTTCCTGAACAATATAGACGAGCTGCAGTTCTATGAGTTGCGCAAAAAAAATGCACTTGCGCTTGCTTACGCCCAGCTTTTTGCACAAAAACGCATGGAGCTATTACAGCGCGCGCGAAGCATGTATATAAATCAACGTGCTCATGAACACCTGTTGGCCCAGGATAGTCTCGATTTTGAAATTGGTGATGATACACTGAAGTTTTAG
- a CDS encoding DUF6447 family protein — MAEKQTITIDGKNYNLDELSEGARDQITNLRVTDQQMAQLQQQLAIAQTARAAYAQALQKELDK, encoded by the coding sequence ATGGCAGAAAAACAGACCATTACCATTGACGGCAAAAATTACAATCTCGATGAACTCAGTGAAGGGGCACGTGACCAGATCACCAACCTGCGGGTTACCGATCAGCAGATGGCTCAGCTGCAGCAGCAGCTTGCTATTGCCCAGACTGCTCGCGCAGCTTACGCGCAGGCCCTGCAAAAAGAGCTGGATAAGTAA
- a CDS encoding DUF1566 domain-containing protein: protein MPVRRPAFSLIVIILLIAGCGSKSSTDPISQKPGTTPPDTPAQHIPLQATIQGIAQNHTLQIQYNQHPPIHIDHTANNTPYFLGTQAPDTSYHIQIIQHPWQQLCSIQNPSGTITTHSQPVITITCATTKLNDTGIHSCATASQADTTCPQAAAPRQDADTGRDFAARQGTILKIGNGNAGFDFTKISADGTPLPPSSPTWSCVLDNHTGLMWESKSPGPGLHNAQHTYTWYNPSGYDDGGNPGAVQTSPPKPENCTNHLPACNTHEYIIAVNISTLCGSRDWRLPTREELRSIIDYSQHKVAIDTDYFPATMAGWYWSASPNADYHYFAWGINFGNANDFTNFKHIAHHVRLVRSHKEKP, encoded by the coding sequence ATGCCCGTAAGACGCCCTGCCTTTTCCCTGATTGTCATCATCCTGCTCATCGCAGGGTGTGGCAGTAAAAGCAGCACAGATCCCATATCACAGAAGCCGGGAACCACCCCGCCCGACACCCCCGCCCAGCACATTCCGCTGCAGGCAACCATCCAGGGCATAGCCCAGAATCACACCCTGCAAATACAATATAACCAGCACCCCCCCATCCACATTGACCACACAGCCAACAACACCCCCTATTTCCTCGGCACCCAGGCCCCCGACACCAGCTATCACATCCAGATAATACAACATCCATGGCAGCAACTTTGCAGCATACAGAACCCAAGCGGCACCATAACCACCCATAGCCAGCCCGTAATTACCATCACCTGCGCCACCACCAAACTCAACGACACCGGAATACACAGCTGCGCAACAGCCAGCCAGGCGGATACCACCTGCCCCCAGGCAGCAGCACCCCGCCAGGACGCCGATACCGGACGAGACTTCGCCGCTCGCCAGGGAACAATCCTGAAAATCGGCAACGGCAACGCAGGCTTTGACTTCACGAAAATAAGCGCCGATGGAACCCCCCTCCCCCCCAGCAGCCCCACATGGTCCTGCGTACTCGACAATCACACCGGCCTCATGTGGGAAAGCAAGAGCCCAGGCCCTGGCCTTCATAACGCGCAGCACACCTACACCTGGTATAACCCCAGTGGATATGACGACGGAGGCAACCCCGGAGCAGTGCAAACCAGCCCCCCAAAACCCGAAAACTGCACAAACCACCTCCCGGCCTGTAACACACACGAATACATAATCGCAGTCAACATCAGCACCCTGTGTGGCTCCCGTGACTGGCGCCTGCCCACACGCGAAGAGCTCCGCTCCATAATTGACTACAGCCAGCATAAAGTCGCCATCGACACAGACTACTTCCCTGCAACCATGGCAGGCTGGTACTGGAGCGCCAGCCCCAATGCCGACTACCACTACTTCGCCTGGGGCATCAACTTTGGCAACGCCAACGACTTCACCAACTTCAAGCACATCGCTCACCACGTGCGACTCGTGCGCAGCCACAAGGAGAAGCCATGA